The Cryptococcus neoformans var. neoformans B-3501A chromosome 7, whole genome shotgun sequence genome window below encodes:
- a CDS encoding hypothetical protein (HMMPfam hit to DRMBL, DNA repair metallo-beta-lactamase, score: 78.9, E(): 1.3e-20), with protein sequence MAPATPTFRKPRLQPERGTLLSFFKKETTSVRTGFDVSHTQVESGVVSVEHTVGSSKDSQARNTSSKQNSIHKGKGKEKQKDHNGSVHDPVVISDDDEDDVLPAAPPTRSKRRKFSASSNRNQAPQLPSQSPCRPSEAPPMFASYSEFKPPPTWPQVVNTADVEENGNDQIMMVSDEDDTRTQDPWEGKIEEDDSGVELDDRDRPHSPERQDTQSGNGLTVGGMEWEEPDEGMGMEDEVDDADDAQSAISSSIKPSTSKRGRRISPFSFSIPIPEPPSQSTIKGPNAFSLLMSGHKEHEQWKDAEDDLRRDGKRYAGRRRAPFYKVLTGMPVAVDAFRYGAIPGVTAYLLTHAHSDHYTNLSKSWNNGPIYCSQTTANLIIHMLEVDPKWVHGLPNDMPFEMPNTGGVTVTPIEANHCPGSSIFLFEGRQTVNAGDSGFASPYVGSKRVFRYLHCGDFRANPKMVLHPAIARAPINTCYLDTTYLNPKYCFPPQPLVINACATLARRNVVGESDDAPSLEAVQQGSVIGVSGVGSMTYGGGRKVTLKTEDGGEREIEVEIKEEKGEREKQMMQGWLVKKEERVKEEVKEELGGVGKRAKSRTLVVVGTYSIGKERIVKAVAKAIGSKIYCDQRKKGILLCQTDPELHSMLTSDPIEAQVHLLPLGNIQLDRLQSYLTLLHPHFDRVLGFRPTGWSYSPPAGTDMLPDVNTIIRRDQARRFGEGDLKTMRGSSRNFMMYGVPYSEHSSFFELTCFALSLPGADLKMIATVNVGNEKSRAKMKKWFEKWLAEKAKRKEKGLPSTVEYRDETYW encoded by the exons GACGCTCCTCAGTTTCTTCAAGAAAGAAACAACCTCAGTGAGAACTGGATTCGACGTATCCCACACACAAGTGGAAAGCGGGGTGGTTTCGGTTGAACACACGGTTGGGTCTTCAAAAGACAGTCAGGCTAGAAATACCAGCTCCAAGCAGAATTCTATTCacaaagggaaagggaaggagaagcagaaagACCATAATGGCTCTGTCCACGATCCTGTTGTGAtcagcgatgatgatgaagacgatgtGTTGCCTGCGGCCCCACCAACAAGATCTAAACGACGCAAATTttcggcttcttcaaacCGAAACCAGGCGCCGCAACTACCTTCACAATCTCCATGTCGCCCATCCGAGGCTCCTCCAATGTTTGCTAGCTATTCGGAGTTCAAGCCACCGCCTACGTGGCCTCAGGTGGTCAATACTGCCGATGTAGAAGAGAATGGTAATGATCAAATTATGATGGTCTCTGACGAGGACGATACGAGGACACAAGATCCTTGGGAAGGTAAaatagaagaagacgatTCGGGTGTGGAACTGGACGATCGCGATCGTCCACATAGCCCAGAAAGGCAAGATACTCAGAGTGGTAATGGTCTTACTGTCGGAGGAATGGAATGGGAAGAACCGGACgaagggatggggatggaagatgaggttGACGATGCCGACGATGCGCAATCcgccatctcttcatccatcaaaCCATCAACATCGAAACGTGGCCGTCGCAtctcacccttctccttttccatcccGATTCCCGAACCTCCGTCTCAGTCGACGATCAAAGGTCCCAACGCATTCTCACTACTCATGTCGGGGCATAAGGAACATGAGCAGTGGAAAGATGCTGAGGATGATTTGAGGCGGGATGGTAAACGGTACgcgggaagaagaagggcgcCTTTTTACAAGGTTCTAACGGGTATGCCTGTGGCAGTGGACGCTTTTAGGTACGGGGCGATACCGGGCGTGACGGCGTATCTCTTAAC GCATGCCCATTCTGATCATTACACCAATCTTTCCAAAAGCTGGAATAACGGGCCCATCTACTGTTCTCAGACGACAGCAAACCTTATCATTCATATGCTGGAAGTCGATCCGAAATGGGTT CATGGATTACCTAACGACATGCCATTCGAAATGCCCAACACTGGAGGTGTCACGGTAACACCTATTGAAGCCAATCACT GTCCAGGatcttcaatcttcctctttgaaGGTCGACAGACTGTTAACGCTGGTGATTCAGGCTTCGCAAGTCCATACGTAGGCAGTAAACGCGTGTTTCGCTATCTTCACTGTGGAGATTTTAGAGC AAACCCCAAAATGGTCCTACATCCTGCAATAGCCCGTGCACCTATCAATACTTGCTATCTTGATACAACCTATCTCAATCCTAAATACTGTTTCCCCCCTCAACCACTTGTGATCAACGCGTGTGCCACGCTTGCGAGGCGAAATGTCGTTGGCGAGTCGGACGATGCGCCATCCCTTGAGGCAGTGCAACAAGGTTCGGTCATAGGAGTATCGGGCGTGGGAAGTATGACATATGGtgggggaaggaaagtCACACTTAAgacggaggatggaggagagagagaaattGAGGTTGAAataaaggaggagaagggtgagaGGGAGAAACAGATGATGCAAGGATGGTTGgtaaagaaggaagaacgGGTTAAGGAGGAAGTCAAGGAAGAATTGGGGGGCGTTGGGAAAAGAGCAAAGAGTCGGACTTTGGTGGTCGTCGGGACTTATTCCAtcggaaaggaaagaataGTCAAGG CGGTTGCAAAAGCCATAGGCTCCAAGATTTATTGCGATCAGCGCAAAAAAGGAATCTTGCTATGCCAAACCGACCCCGAACTCCACTCCATGCTTACCTCTGATCCTATCGAAGCCCAAGTCCACCTTTTACCTCTAGGTAACATTCAGCTCGACCGCTTGCAATCCTAtctcacccttcttcaccctcatTTCGACCGAGTCTTAGGATTCCGTCCGACTGGATGGAGTTATTCTCCGCCTGCGGGGACGGATATGTTGCCCGATGTGAACACTATTATACGGCGGGATCAGGCGAGGAGGTTTGGGGAAGGGGATTTAAAGACTATGAGGGGGAGTAGTAGGAATTTCATGATGTATG GGGTACCGTACTCGGAACACTCGAGTTTCTTTGAATTGACCTGCTTCGCCTTGTCATTACCAGGTGCAgacttgaagatgatagcCACGGTTAATGTGGGAAATGAGAAAAG CCgggcgaagatgaaaaaATG GTTCGAAAAGTGGCTGGCTGAAAAGGCTAAacgaaaggaaaagggattGCCATCCACAGTCGAATATCGCGACGAAACATAT TGGTAA